The sequence GCACATAGAGAGGGAACTGTGATTCAGCTTTTGCCAGCCCAAGCCCTGAAACTAGTTCTCCCTCTTTTGCAAATCATATCTAATGTTGATCTCGCTTAGCACTGGCTTCCATGGGGGTGTTGCTAACTGGTGCTTAGAGGAATGAGATGGATCAGGCCCTTTCTTCTGAATAAATATGAGATCTGATTCACCACTCAAGTGCTTCTGTTTTACCTCTGTAGAATGCCACTGATTATAGAAGGATTTGCAAGTTTAAAACTAGAGTAATTCAGTGATTAATCCCAACCAAAGCCTTCGTAAATAGAGAGCAATACTCCAGCAGTATTCAATTCTGGAGACATCATTGGAGTTCTCTGTAACACAGTCTAATGCCATTTAGACTTTCCCTGTCTTTATTCAGGGCAGTGCTGGGATACGCTTACTTTAGCTAATGCAAactcttctcctctttctctccttgctGTAAAATGTTGAACACATTCTTggtcaaacaaaaacaaaactctccTGCCCAGAGACTGACCTGTTTGATGTAACAGCTGAACCCTGGGAAATGCTGACTGCACACATTCCGATGTCCACCAGGACCAGAGGCTGACACAGGCTGATGGGCAAGAGAAGAGGGGCTCTGAGCCTCATTGCTAGGCCTGAACTCATATAAAGCCCATTTCATCCCATGGGCTGGTGGTCCTATAAGCACCTTCCCGTAGTGAGCTGACCCATACATTCAGGCTGGCCCACAGAGTGAAAAAGTTTATTCTAGAGCTGGCTGTCTATAAATGTCAAAATGCCTTGCCCAGATTCAATCTTGCTTATATAAGGCAGTTCCACACAGTATACCCAGAAACATGTGAAAAGGAAGAGCAGCTGAAGCAAAGAAATAGCTTCATTTTAGAGGTGCtgagcaatgggcacaaaatgaaacacaggaagttccatctgaatatgaggaaaaacttctttactgtgagggtgacagagcactggaacaggttgcccagagaggttgtggagtctccttctctggagatattcaaaacccgcctggacgcgatcctgtgcaacgtgctctaggtgaccctgcttgagcaggggggttggactagatgatctccagaggtcccttccaacctcaaccacgccgtgattctgtgatttctgcgGCTTCTTCTGGTACCACTAATTTTTGAATTACACCAGAAGATCTCAAACCACTCCCCCAGCTGCTACATGATCTGGatataaataaaatttcctgGTCAGGGAAATATTTGGGGGTTTCAATATTTGGTCTTGGTCTAAATCAAactgaaataaacattttggGGAAATTTCCTACCAACCGCAACCTTCCCACACACTGATGACATAACTGCTCAGCTTCACTGAGTAGCTGACAGATAGTCTGTGGCTGTAGGGCAACCCGTTTCCCTCAGCAGGGTTTTCCCCCTGAGTCATGATTCCTGAGGAGATTGGCCAAAGACTTTCAGGATCCAAATCCTGTTTCTGTTCCCACCATTTTTTAGAGCCAAGAATCCTATACCTTCTCTTTCCCTGGGCGATCCTGGGATCCACTTAAAGCAACACACCAAGCTCCACTTTGGAGTTCCAAGCTCCGAAGCAACATATCAAGCTTCACTGAGTAAATGGTCCCAGGATCTAAACCAACTTTCAGAGGCAGATAACTGAGAATAAGAGAGCGGTCCATCCATTTTCACATCTGTTCACTGACCACCAGACCTGTGTGGATTGCTAGACCACCTTCTGTTGAGGCAGTTACACACAAAGATGGAGCTCAGGCTGGCTTCCACACGTGCAGCTCTTTTAGCTGTAGTGACTCTTTAGCTTGCAAGTTCCTTTGaggaagggcaaacagcaagGCAAATGTTTCTGTAATGCTTTTACAGTgccctcatccacttcctccagCTCCACCTCTGAACAACCACTGAAGAACTTCTGAGCACCAGCCATCAGCCAAGGCCAGGATGGCTGAGAGGAACAGGAGACAGGACAAAAGCGATGTTACCTTGTCTTTACATGAGCTTTACCTCCTcatgattccttttttttccttctagtaaGGCTCCTGTCAGCTGTCTCCAGAAGATATGCCTGcttatttccctgtttttccacTCCAGATAGGTATTCCTCCTCAAGTATCGGGATAGTCCCAGCTTCTGCCTCAGCAAGGCCTTATCCACATCTTCCAGTACAATCATGATGATTCCAGCCCTCCCTTGAACAAGCTGCCAGGACTGGGCAATGTCAAACTCAAAGCTACACCACTTGCTCTCCAGAAAGTTAGTAGAAATGACTGCAATGACATTTCTGCTACTCAAGAAACCTTCTTGGATGATATTAGTGACAATGGGTACCCCTGGTAAGAAATCCCTGTAGTAAAGACAAAGCTGGAAGGGAGGTTTTCCTCCTTCTAAGGGCTCCACCAGCTCTTTTATCACCCATTCTTGGTCTTTGCTGGAGTGGATAATGAATGCGTCATAGGTGTCCCCCCTTTCAGCAGAGTGCTTACATCCACTGAGCAGCACCAATGAGTAATATAGCTGGAAGTAGTACTTGTAAATCAGGAATAGGGACACAGCTGCAGCGAGCAACACACTCACTGAGAATGCCACTGTGCTTGTTTTGACCTGGCAGGAGGACAGATCGAAGCTAGACAGACTCACATTCTTCACATATTCAGGGATGTGGCACATCATCAGCTCCTTGTTCTGCAGTAGCTCCTGATTTTCCTTGACCCACTTCAGAAAGTTCAGGTGTGTGCAAGAGCAATCAAACAGGTTGTGAGAGAGGTCTAACAAGACCAGACTATCAGACACACTTTCCAGGTCTGAATCCAACAGGACAGTCAGCTGGTTGTGGCTGAAATCCAGGACTGTGAGGGCTTGGAGAGGCTTGTAGACTAAAGGATCAAAGCTCAGCAGCTTATTGTTGCTGATGTTTAGCTCTTTTAGCTCAGAGAGAGCAGCAAATGTAATTTGATCCACCTGTAGCAATTTGCAACTTGAAATATCCAAGGTGTGGAGGCGAGTTAGGTTTTTTAAGTTGTTGGCCAGTTTGTTGTTCTCAAAGGAGTTGCCTGCCATCTTAAGCACTTGCAAGGAGTGTAAGCCACAAAATGTACACTGGGATTTAACATGAGTTTTGGTATAGGAAATATCAAGGTAAATGAGTTtctgaagggagagaaagacagggtAGGAGCCAGGACCAAATAACTTCGTGTGCTGAAAGTCCAAGGTTAACAAATTCTTCATGTTAGTGAAGTCTCCAGTGACGCTGATGTCAGAATTGAAGCTTaggttcaaatattttaaatttggagacccaagaaaaagaggagaacagCATCTGGTGAAGGACAGCCGATTCTCACTCAAATCCATGACCTCCAGGTTAGATAGATGCTCAAATTTCTGCCGGAAGCTATTGAGGTATTTGCTCTTGGTAATACGAAGCATTCTAAGCTCCTTAAAAAGAGACAGCTTCACGGCAGGCACTTCCCTAAACTTGCATTTCTTGCACTCCAGGTGTTTGACTTGAGACAACATAGGAACCTTTGACACCTCTTCTAGTTGGAGGTTCACCAACCGAATACTGGAGACGTTGCCTATGCAGTCAAAAAGAGTGTCTGTGTTATTCTCAAATTGCCTGAAACAGATCAAGACAAACTCCTGCATCTGTACCTGGCACAGTCCACTCAAGAGTCCACTCTGAAAGTCCACCAGTCTCTGACGGTCTCTGAATTCTCCAACTATTAGTCGGTTGACCTGTAAACCAGTCAGACCTTGAAGGCAAGTATGCATCACATTGAAGTTCTCAAAAGAGGACCTTAAAGCCAGCTCACCAAGGTGAATTTTTGCAAAGGACCCTGGCTGGATGTATTTGATATCATTCAAAGAAAGCACCAATGTGAGGTTGAACCTGTTTGCTTCCCTCAGAGCATCAaggtctcctctggagatatatGTGATCTTATTGGAGAGCAAGCTCAGGTGCCTGAGAGAGGTCAGATTGGCAAAATACTTGGGAAGCTTCAATGAAGCAATGTTATTGTGGCCCACATTCAACTCCTGCAGGGTATGCAAGTGTCCAATGGGCAGGTCAGTCAGAGAGGATATGTTATTTTCCACCAACACAAGTCTACGCAGAGAGGTTAAGCCATAGAAAGCTGCTGGCCCCAGGTACTTGAAGTTATTGGCGGT comes from Apteryx mantelli isolate bAptMan1 chromosome 21, bAptMan1.hap1, whole genome shotgun sequence and encodes:
- the TLR4 gene encoding toll-like receptor 4, whose amino-acid sequence is MLGLLKMPRRGAFPLWTLVVLLGLTFFLSQLAGCILDPCLEVVPNITFRCMGLNFSGVPTQIPNTTQNLDLSFSHLKSLSSNYFSSVCELQLLDLTRCHIHTIEDNSFKDLYNLSTLILTANNFKYLGPAAFYGLTSLRRLVLVENNISSLTDLPIGHLHTLQELNVGHNNIASLKLPKYFANLTSLRHLSLLSNKITYISRGDLDALREANRFNLTLVLSLNDIKYIQPGSFAKIHLGELALRSSFENFNVMHTCLQGLTGLQVNRLIVGEFRDRQRLVDFQSGLLSGLCQVQMQEFVLICFRQFENNTDTLFDCIGNVSSIRLVNLQLEEVSKVPMLSQVKHLECKKCKFREVPAVKLSLFKELRMLRITKSKYLNSFRQKFEHLSNLEVMDLSENRLSFTRCCSPLFLGSPNLKYLNLSFNSDISVTGDFTNMKNLLTLDFQHTKLFGPGSYPVFLSLQKLIYLDISYTKTHVKSQCTFCGLHSLQVLKMAGNSFENNKLANNLKNLTRLHTLDISSCKLLQVDQITFAALSELKELNISNNKLLSFDPLVYKPLQALTVLDFSHNQLTVLLDSDLESVSDSLVLLDLSHNLFDCSCTHLNFLKWVKENQELLQNKELMMCHIPEYVKNVSLSSFDLSSCQVKTSTVAFSVSVLLAAAVSLFLIYKYYFQLYYSLVLLSGCKHSAERGDTYDAFIIHSSKDQEWVIKELVEPLEGGKPPFQLCLYYRDFLPGVPIVTNIIQEGFLSSRNVIAVISTNFLESKWCSFEFDIAQSWQLVQGRAGIIMIVLEDVDKALLRQKLGLSRYLRRNTYLEWKNREISRHIFWRQLTGALLEGKKRNHEEVKLM